The Candidatus Aminicenantes bacterium genome includes a window with the following:
- a CDS encoding AAA family ATPase: MFKRKLVLSQSEKESCFLWGPRQTGKSTLLKTLFPDARYYDLLLADLYRSFVTYPERLRQECEASGLNGSNQKQPIVIDEVQKVPGLLDEVHWLIENRGLRFILCGSSPRKLKRSHANLLGGRAVRFELMPLTYPEIPDFSLPKALNHGLLPRHYLSAQPSKLLEAYVGDYLKEEIAIEATTRNIPAFSRFLEIAALSNGEMINFLNIASDCGVSAHTVKGYFQILEDTLVGRFLPAFRRRVKRRLIQAPRFFFFDTGIVSWLTRRGPVQPGSELFGRAFEHFLTMEVFAWAAYSGSTTGIAYWRTASQLEVDLVLGDGQVAIEIKSTAAATDHHLKGLRAFRQEHDARCYLVSMDPRPRLTADGIRILPWRDFLDHLWSDRILE; the protein is encoded by the coding sequence ATGTTTAAAAGAAAACTTGTTCTGAGCCAAAGCGAAAAAGAATCCTGCTTTTTATGGGGTCCGCGGCAAACCGGAAAAAGCACTCTGCTGAAAACGCTTTTCCCCGATGCCAGATACTACGACCTGCTTCTGGCCGATCTGTACCGCAGCTTCGTCACTTATCCCGAGCGGCTGCGCCAGGAATGCGAAGCGAGCGGATTGAACGGCTCAAACCAAAAGCAGCCGATCGTCATCGACGAAGTTCAAAAGGTCCCCGGCCTGCTCGACGAGGTTCACTGGCTGATCGAAAACCGCGGCTTGCGCTTCATCCTCTGCGGATCCAGCCCGCGCAAACTGAAGCGGAGCCATGCCAACCTGCTGGGCGGCAGGGCGGTTCGCTTTGAACTCATGCCGTTAACCTACCCGGAGATACCCGATTTTTCCCTGCCGAAAGCACTGAACCACGGATTATTGCCCAGACACTACCTGAGCGCTCAGCCGAGCAAACTCCTCGAAGCCTATGTCGGGGATTATCTGAAAGAGGAAATCGCCATCGAGGCCACGACGCGCAACATTCCCGCCTTCAGCCGTTTCCTGGAAATCGCGGCCCTCTCCAACGGCGAGATGATCAATTTCCTGAACATCGCCAGCGATTGCGGCGTCAGCGCGCATACCGTAAAGGGGTATTTCCAGATCCTGGAGGACACCCTGGTCGGGCGTTTTCTGCCCGCTTTCCGCCGCCGGGTGAAACGACGCCTCATCCAGGCCCCAAGGTTTTTCTTTTTCGACACGGGCATCGTCTCATGGCTCACCCGCCGCGGGCCGGTCCAGCCGGGATCGGAGCTGTTCGGTCGCGCCTTCGAGCATTTTTTGACCATGGAGGTTTTCGCCTGGGCGGCCTATTCGGGGAGCACCACCGGCATCGCGTACTGGCGTACGGCTTCGCAGCTGGAAGTGGACCTGGTCCTGGGCGATGGTCAGGTGGCGATTGAGATTAAATCGACCGCGGCAGCTACCGACCACCATCTCAAGGGGCTGCGGGCGTTCCGCCAGGAGCACGACGCCCGCTGCTACCTGGTTTCAATGGACCCGCGCCCGCGCCTGACCGCCGACGGCATTCGCATCCTGCCCTGGCGCGATTTCCTCGACCACTTGTGGAGCGACCGTATCCTTGAATGA
- a CDS encoding NAD-dependent epimerase/dehydratase family protein yields the protein MKVFITGANGYIGSSLCRYLLARGWEVHGLVRPTSDLHNLEGLSVRIHTGDLRDPDSFEIPAGITHVIHSASIVSDTAGDATCRDNIYLLAVNLAAKLNALSEPPQRLLYISTALVLGYNGLDISEEHPGESAMFLAYTRYKVKTEEFFHQQWREHGIPLVIMRPGDVYGPYDRVSCAQLLRGCERKLPLIVGRGNCRFGFCYIDNLCQAILLALTRPGIEGRSYTVTNRVLPTWGEFFSGLQRRMHFRQRLRVPAWGGYALAGVLRGVQWLFPRFVPEVNYYRIRRITTETTYDISHTISDLGYQPDDQIERQIDEIVAWYMREKKNGYLT from the coding sequence ATGAAAGTCTTCATCACCGGGGCCAACGGCTACATCGGCTCGAGCTTGTGCCGTTACTTATTGGCCAGGGGCTGGGAAGTGCATGGACTGGTCCGGCCTACTTCCGACCTGCACAATTTGGAAGGGTTGTCCGTCCGCATTCATACCGGCGACCTGCGCGACCCCGACTCGTTCGAGATCCCAGCCGGGATCACCCATGTCATCCACTCGGCTTCGATCGTCTCCGATACGGCCGGCGACGCCACCTGCCGCGACAATATCTACTTGCTGGCGGTCAACCTGGCCGCCAAGCTGAATGCCCTGTCCGAGCCGCCGCAGCGCCTGCTGTACATCTCCACCGCCTTGGTGCTGGGATACAACGGCCTGGACATCTCCGAGGAGCATCCGGGCGAGTCGGCGATGTTTTTGGCCTATACGCGCTACAAGGTCAAGACCGAAGAATTCTTCCACCAGCAATGGCGGGAGCATGGCATACCGCTGGTCATTATGCGCCCCGGGGACGTTTACGGCCCCTACGACCGTGTTTCTTGCGCCCAACTGCTGCGCGGTTGCGAGCGGAAATTGCCGCTGATTGTCGGCCGCGGCAACTGCCGCTTCGGCTTCTGCTACATTGATAACCTTTGCCAGGCCATACTGCTGGCGTTGACCCGGCCAGGCATCGAAGGCAGGTCCTACACCGTGACCAACCGCGTCCTGCCCACCTGGGGCGAGTTTTTTTCCGGGCTGCAGCGGCGGATGCATTTCCGGCAGCGGCTGCGTGTACCCGCCTGGGGGGGCTACGCCCTGGCCGGTGTACTGCGCGGGGTGCAATGGCTGTTCCCGCGCTTCGTCCCCGAGGTCAACTACTACCGGATACGGCGCATCACCACCGAGACCACTTACGACATTTCGCACACGATCTCCGACTTAGGCTACCAGCCTGACGACCAGATCGAGCGACAGATCGACGAGATCGTGGCCTGGTATATGCGGGAAAAGAAAAATGGATATCTCACTTGA
- a CDS encoding pitrilysin family protein, with protein MLVRSPLIRSGIIALAFLLAWPAAMSGDGQNPAFSYFVLDNGLQVLLQEKHDLPLTAMTLAVNLGVKDETEGSSGYTHLLEHMLLFGSSAAAGSDAGLAEFRRHGVAANAHTDHDLMTFEVSCPAVDSAWALAGLRQTVFANRMDAQRLEKEKRVILEEILQLRDNPQFLGHLLLMQLLFAGHPYGRDPFGDRDVIAKATVDDVRAFGRRFLIPGRCALSVIGDFALADMEKQVREGWGALEKGGTDAAAVPPAGRLGKNVDQRVELDVSESHLFLGWWAPDFNHEHRLALSLLTYVLGRGLNPLLYAVLGGERRLVDQLDMSYIPMGCAGMVVLHLTLDEKNITSARNELARFLSQAGSFKFSKEDYQAVDQFYAFDYLESAKNQMTYDAGNFAESALNLSNASARYLLLNRNPSGGSYLENVEKVESSDLRRVAAKYLGGKKVAALAIVPLKKVAP; from the coding sequence ATGCTCGTCCGCAGTCCGCTCATTCGTTCCGGCATCATCGCGCTGGCATTTTTACTGGCCTGGCCCGCTGCCATGTCCGGTGACGGCCAGAACCCCGCTTTTTCGTATTTCGTTCTGGACAACGGCCTGCAAGTGCTGCTCCAGGAAAAGCACGACCTGCCGCTGACGGCCATGACCCTTGCCGTCAATCTGGGGGTCAAGGATGAGACGGAGGGCAGCAGCGGTTATACCCATTTACTGGAGCACATGCTGCTTTTCGGATCCAGCGCCGCCGCGGGCAGCGACGCCGGCCTGGCCGAGTTCCGCCGCCACGGCGTTGCCGCCAACGCCCATACCGATCACGACCTGATGACATTCGAAGTGTCCTGCCCGGCTGTCGACAGCGCCTGGGCCCTGGCCGGGCTGCGCCAGACCGTCTTCGCCAACCGCATGGATGCCCAGCGGCTGGAAAAGGAGAAACGGGTCATACTCGAGGAAATATTGCAGCTGCGCGACAACCCGCAATTCCTCGGCCACCTGCTCCTGATGCAGCTGCTCTTTGCCGGCCATCCCTATGGCCGCGACCCCTTCGGCGACCGGGATGTCATCGCCAAAGCCACCGTCGATGATGTGCGGGCTTTCGGGCGGCGTTTTCTGATCCCCGGCCGCTGCGCCCTGTCGGTCATCGGCGATTTCGCCCTGGCCGACATGGAAAAGCAGGTGCGCGAGGGCTGGGGCGCCCTGGAAAAAGGCGGCACTGACGCGGCGGCCGTTCCCCCTGCCGGCCGGCTGGGAAAAAACGTCGATCAACGGGTGGAGCTCGACGTGAGCGAGAGCCACCTGTTCCTCGGCTGGTGGGCCCCCGATTTCAACCATGAGCACCGCCTGGCGCTGAGCCTGCTGACCTATGTTCTCGGCCGCGGCTTGAATCCCCTGCTGTACGCCGTCCTGGGCGGCGAAAGGCGGCTGGTGGACCAACTGGACATGAGCTACATACCGATGGGGTGCGCCGGCATGGTCGTTTTGCACCTGACCCTTGACGAGAAAAACATCACCAGCGCCCGCAACGAATTGGCCAGGTTTTTAAGCCAGGCCGGTTCCTTCAAGTTCAGCAAGGAAGATTATCAGGCCGTGGACCAATTCTATGCGTTCGATTACCTGGAGAGCGCCAAGAATCAAATGACCTACGATGCGGGGAACTTCGCCGAATCGGCGCTCAACCTGAGCAACGCCAGCGCCCGCTACCTCCTGCTGAATCGCAACCCCAGCGGCGGCAGTTACCTGGAAAACGTTGAAAAGGTCGAATCGTCCGACCTGCGCCGCGTCGCTGCCAAATACCTGGGCGGCAAAAAGGTGGCGGCCCTGGCCATCGTGCCGCTGAAAAAGGTGGCGCCATGA
- a CDS encoding NAD-dependent epimerase/dehydratase family protein: MRILVTGATGFVGSVLMPELVRDYGAAALTALVMPGDRIPRSWVDLGVRIVHADIADAAAVNAAVAGHSYVIHLAGLISYWKRDRRLLERVNREGVRCLVEACLAEKVERLVHVSSVGAIGFLRDGTPADEETPFNWPDSLPYMTSKHDGQMVVEAAVRASRLPAIILNPASIMGPGDHVEQTPHNRLYRSIWRGPLFGSFSGGLAVVDVRDLTAIVRKALHRGRIGEKYLVIGANLPYTEVIRQVSRCCGRKAYPFPVPAPLIAVAGAILELGSRFSGKRPLLTAAYGRLSGWHAYYDNGKSRREFGHEYIAVERTIADGWEYYRRHFVDAK; the protein is encoded by the coding sequence ATGAGGATCCTGGTCACCGGAGCCACCGGCTTCGTCGGTTCGGTGCTGATGCCCGAACTGGTACGCGATTACGGTGCTGCCGCGCTCACCGCCCTGGTCATGCCCGGCGACCGCATCCCGCGCAGCTGGGTTGATCTGGGCGTGCGCATCGTTCACGCCGACATCGCCGATGCCGCGGCCGTGAACGCGGCCGTGGCCGGGCACAGCTACGTCATCCACCTGGCCGGGCTGATCTCCTACTGGAAAAGGGACCGCCGGCTGCTCGAGCGAGTCAACCGCGAGGGGGTGCGCTGCCTGGTCGAAGCCTGTTTGGCGGAGAAAGTGGAACGGCTGGTGCACGTCAGCTCGGTGGGCGCCATCGGCTTCCTTCGCGACGGTACGCCGGCCGATGAAGAAACACCTTTCAACTGGCCCGACAGCCTGCCCTACATGACTTCCAAGCATGACGGACAGATGGTGGTCGAGGCGGCAGTGCGGGCGAGCAGGCTGCCGGCCATCATCCTCAATCCGGCCTCGATCATGGGGCCTGGCGACCATGTGGAGCAAACCCCACACAACCGGCTTTACCGTTCGATATGGCGCGGCCCCCTGTTCGGTTCGTTCAGCGGCGGCTTGGCGGTGGTCGACGTGCGTGATCTGACGGCCATCGTGCGCAAGGCTTTGCACCGGGGCCGGATCGGGGAGAAATACCTGGTCATCGGCGCCAATCTGCCCTATACCGAGGTGATCCGCCAGGTCAGCCGCTGCTGCGGTCGCAAGGCCTATCCCTTCCCGGTGCCGGCGCCGCTGATCGCCGTTGCCGGCGCCATACTGGAGCTGGGCAGCCGTTTTTCCGGCAAAAGGCCGCTCCTGACCGCGGCCTACGGGCGCCTCAGCGGCTGGCACGCGTACTACGACAACGGCAAGAGCCGGCGCGAATTCGGCCATGAGTACATCGCCGTTGAGCGCACGATCGCCGACGGCTGGGAATACTACCGGCGGCATTTTGTTGATGCCAAGTGA
- a CDS encoding CPBP family intramembrane metalloprotease, whose product MDISLDPGLTRALLYPYLALAFTLMATVFHHRRLRRHRDELNAVLLYFAAFFLFFLAAPVALIMLTAADPAAFLRSLGLTLGRSGRGLALSAAAVPVCLVAAFIGSRDPAMREQYPFAKTACRTPAVFAAYEAAYLVFYYLPWEFLYRGLLFLALLPTLGLAPALALQAIISTLHHFGHPDSEIWAACGSSFIFGLVAWMTGSFLYTVFIHALVGIANDTFLYRRWHRTRTYEGAQ is encoded by the coding sequence ATGGATATCTCACTTGATCCCGGCTTGACGCGGGCGCTGCTCTATCCCTACCTGGCGCTGGCCTTCACCCTGATGGCGACCGTGTTCCACCACCGCCGCCTGCGGCGCCACCGGGATGAACTAAACGCCGTTTTGCTCTACTTTGCCGCTTTCTTCCTGTTCTTCCTGGCAGCGCCCGTTGCCCTGATCATGCTCACCGCCGCCGATCCGGCGGCCTTCCTGCGATCGCTCGGCCTGACCCTCGGCCGCAGCGGGCGCGGCCTGGCGCTCTCGGCCGCGGCTGTTCCCGTCTGCCTGGTCGCTGCCTTTATCGGATCGCGCGACCCGGCCATGCGCGAGCAGTATCCGTTCGCCAAGACGGCCTGCCGGACTCCGGCAGTCTTCGCGGCCTACGAAGCCGCTTATCTGGTTTTTTATTACCTGCCCTGGGAATTCCTGTACCGCGGCCTGCTCTTTCTGGCGCTGCTGCCCACGCTGGGGCTGGCGCCGGCGCTGGCTTTGCAGGCCATCATCTCGACCCTGCACCATTTCGGGCATCCCGATTCGGAAATTTGGGCCGCCTGCGGCTCCAGCTTCATTTTCGGCCTGGTGGCTTGGATGACCGGGTCTTTCCTCTACACGGTTTTCATTCATGCCCTGGTCGGCATCGCCAACGACACGTTTCTCTACCGGCGCTGGCACCGGACGCGGACTTACGAGGGAGCGCAATGA
- a CDS encoding phosphatase PAP2 family protein, whose product MADSRPERDGSRFAEPYGRALDLPGISLQAMDALVLGSVLFFACLIVVFAPRVHDPWPLLLRLCLWGLLYIASLAAQRRISAPAWRALLRMGSVQVMFAQIYLIVHPLQLIFVRDWVDPTILRIEDALFGVQPTIWLQRFVSPGLTEWMMFCYVIYLFLYPALGALIYLRRGEKSLEDYLFVLTLANMICCLGFLICPVAGPLNYMPEKFTVPLRGWLFTSAGEYIRHHLHLVGGNLPSPHCAIATVMWLMAYRYRRPAFWVLAPVILCLYMSTFYGRYHYVTDSLTGIVAGLLVLGLAPLLLRGWNFLARRAGRGAA is encoded by the coding sequence ATGGCTGATTCACGTCCGGAACGGGATGGCTCCCGCTTCGCCGAGCCGTACGGCCGCGCGCTGGATCTTCCCGGAATTTCGCTGCAGGCGATGGATGCGCTGGTGCTGGGGTCGGTGCTGTTTTTTGCCTGCCTGATCGTCGTTTTCGCCCCGCGCGTCCATGACCCGTGGCCGCTGCTCCTGCGCCTCTGTCTCTGGGGGCTGCTCTACATCGCCTCATTGGCCGCGCAGCGGCGCATTTCCGCGCCGGCCTGGCGGGCGCTGCTGCGCATGGGCTCGGTGCAGGTAATGTTCGCCCAAATCTACCTGATCGTCCACCCGCTGCAGCTCATCTTCGTGCGCGACTGGGTGGATCCAACGATCCTGCGCATTGAGGACGCGCTGTTCGGGGTCCAGCCGACCATCTGGCTACAACGCTTTGTCAGCCCCGGGCTGACCGAATGGATGATGTTCTGCTACGTGATCTACCTGTTCCTTTACCCGGCGTTGGGTGCGCTGATCTACCTGCGCCGGGGCGAAAAATCGCTCGAGGATTACCTCTTCGTCCTCACCCTGGCCAACATGATCTGCTGCCTCGGCTTCCTGATCTGTCCGGTGGCGGGGCCGCTCAACTACATGCCCGAAAAGTTCACCGTGCCGCTGCGCGGGTGGCTGTTTACCTCCGCCGGCGAGTATATCCGCCACCATCTCCACCTGGTCGGCGGCAACCTGCCCAGTCCGCACTGCGCCATCGCCACCGTCATGTGGCTGATGGCCTATCGCTACCGGCGGCCGGCCTTCTGGGTCCTGGCGCCGGTGATCCTCTGCCTCTACATGTCCACGTTCTACGGCCGCTATCACTATGTGACCGACTCGCTGACCGGCATCGTTGCCGGGCTCCTGGTGCTGGGGCTGGCCCCGCTGTTGCTGCGCGGCTGGAACTTTCTGGCCAGGCGCGCCGGCAGGGGGGCGGCATGA
- a CDS encoding pitrilysin family protein, with the protein MRPATRALWFCLYLFVLAAGVWGQDGQWRLGREPQRLVLANGLTVISQTDDSCANSVVQLFVNGGSRDDPGGGSGLAYLTMRLALEIPDQTKLRQLMDFGSSFSLHVGEDYSLITIRARSRHLEPTLEILAAIFSQPLFSGLRIDGIKEQMRYLQKKEADDPAALMRALSAGKFFGSGGYGARLFGDEASLAAIGKKDIQEFFNAHFVAANMVAVIISDLGADSLKPMLDRFLGSLPAGKKLPPRPPQQGGTAPPTVTTARQSAQTLVAYAVLLPALDAENYMLASLLESWLGKGIGCKLWPLRERSDLTYGVNADVQPLQDAMLLTVYLRTGSGRADEAQKNLLDILNALYENGVGEEELSANRAYAQADFWRENESRESRAATLAFMEGMGLSYRLGGDFHARLGAIQPERLNRFIRDWLAPARWLGFRIGPQ; encoded by the coding sequence ATGAGACCCGCCACCCGGGCGCTGTGGTTCTGCCTGTACCTGTTCGTCCTCGCCGCCGGGGTCTGGGGGCAGGACGGCCAATGGCGGCTTGGCCGCGAACCGCAGCGCCTGGTTTTGGCCAACGGCCTGACCGTCATTTCGCAAACCGACGATTCTTGCGCCAATTCGGTCGTGCAGCTGTTTGTCAACGGCGGCAGCCGCGACGATCCCGGCGGCGGCAGTGGCTTGGCCTATCTGACCATGCGCCTGGCCCTGGAGATCCCCGATCAGACCAAGCTGCGGCAGTTGATGGATTTCGGGTCGTCGTTCTCGCTTCATGTGGGCGAAGATTATTCGCTGATCACTATCCGGGCCCGGAGCCGGCATCTGGAGCCGACGCTGGAGATCCTGGCCGCCATCTTCAGCCAGCCGCTCTTTTCAGGCTTGCGCATCGACGGCATCAAGGAGCAGATGCGCTACCTGCAAAAGAAGGAGGCCGATGATCCGGCCGCGCTGATGCGCGCGCTCAGCGCCGGGAAATTTTTCGGCAGCGGCGGCTACGGCGCGAGGCTTTTCGGCGACGAGGCCTCGCTGGCCGCGATCGGCAAGAAAGACATCCAGGAGTTCTTTAACGCCCACTTTGTGGCCGCCAACATGGTGGCGGTGATCATCAGCGACCTGGGCGCAGATTCGCTCAAACCCATGCTCGACCGCTTTCTGGGCAGTTTGCCCGCCGGCAAGAAGCTTCCGCCCCGGCCGCCGCAGCAGGGCGGGACGGCGCCGCCGACCGTGACCACCGCCCGCCAGTCGGCGCAAACCCTTGTCGCTTATGCCGTTCTGCTGCCCGCGCTTGACGCGGAAAATTATATGCTGGCCTCGCTGTTGGAGAGCTGGCTGGGCAAGGGCATCGGCTGCAAGCTATGGCCGCTGCGCGAGCGGAGCGACCTCACCTACGGCGTGAATGCCGACGTGCAGCCGCTCCAGGACGCGATGCTGCTTACCGTTTACCTGAGAACCGGATCCGGCCGCGCCGATGAAGCCCAGAAAAATCTTCTGGACATACTGAATGCGCTCTACGAAAACGGCGTCGGCGAGGAAGAGCTGTCGGCCAACCGGGCCTACGCCCAGGCCGATTTCTGGCGTGAAAACGAGAGCCGCGAATCCCGCGCCGCCACCTTGGCCTTCATGGAGGGCATGGGGCTTTCCTACCGCCTGGGCGGCGATTTTCATGCCCGCCTGGGGGCCATTCAGCCTGAGCGCCTGAACCGCTTCATCCGCGACTGGCTGGCCCCGGCGCGCTGGCTGGGTTTTCGCATCGGCCCGCAGTGA
- a CDS encoding M48 family metallopeptidase — protein METVELEGITCQVVRRDSRRIRIAFHGGRLWVTLPRHVDPLPVIGRHRQWILKKHQWFERQRLLAERLELVCRSGEEFLGLVRELSGRYGELLGVKPSAIGFRKMKSKWGSCSSRGKVSLNTWLQALPDELVAFIVFHELAHLKVRNHGPDFKALIRSQFSHYRDLDKQLKLYSLKIL, from the coding sequence ATGGAGACGGTCGAGCTGGAAGGGATTACTTGCCAGGTGGTGCGCCGCGACAGCCGCCGCATCCGCATCGCCTTCCATGGCGGCCGGCTGTGGGTGACGCTGCCGCGGCATGTCGACCCGCTGCCGGTCATCGGCCGGCACCGGCAATGGATCCTCAAAAAACACCAGTGGTTCGAGCGCCAGCGCCTCCTGGCCGAACGGCTGGAGCTGGTGTGCCGCTCCGGCGAGGAATTCCTCGGCCTGGTCAGGGAGCTGAGCGGCCGCTATGGCGAACTACTGGGGGTGAAGCCGTCGGCCATCGGTTTCCGGAAAATGAAAAGCAAGTGGGGCAGCTGCAGCTCCAGGGGCAAGGTTTCATTGAACACCTGGCTGCAGGCGCTGCCCGACGAACTGGTCGCCTTCATCGTGTTTCACGAGCTGGCCCATCTCAAGGTGCGCAACCACGGCCCCGATTTCAAGGCCCTGATCCGCAGCCAATTCTCTCATTACCGCGACCTGGACAAGCAGTTGAAACTCTACAGCCTAAAGATCCTTTAA
- a CDS encoding MBL fold metallo-hydrolase yields MAIKYFSHGACQEVTGSKHFLQFDGQLLQVDCGMFQGKRAESYQKNRQLPYDAKAVDALILTHAHFDHSGALPILLKNGFSGNIHATSASRDIAQIILLDSAFIQQKDFEILQEKAGKHPERNLTAYPPLYSAEEAVAVMKNFVTNNYHRRFQPLPGVEAEFYDAGHILGAAMVHLALPGGLRVAFSGDLGRAGLPIIRDPEILPPMDYLVLESTYGNRLHKSIDLAGAELADIIAKAHARRSKIIIPAFTIERTQELIYLIHVLQQEGKVPILPIFIDSPMAVNATAIFKVHPECFDEETIRRFTSVNIDPFGFDNIRYVVTTAESMEINAFSGPAIIIAASGMAESGRILHHLIHHIENPDNIIAIVGFMAENTLGRRLADREKEVRIYGRSYRVKAEIATLNAFSAHADYSETLSWLAKHDLNCLKKIFLVHGEDEAQANLQAELLRSGIPQVEIVRYGGVYELN; encoded by the coding sequence ATGGCCATAAAATATTTTTCCCACGGCGCCTGCCAGGAAGTCACCGGCTCCAAGCATTTCCTGCAGTTCGACGGGCAGTTGCTGCAGGTGGATTGCGGCATGTTCCAGGGCAAACGCGCCGAATCCTACCAGAAGAATCGGCAGCTGCCCTATGACGCCAAAGCGGTCGACGCCCTCATCCTAACCCACGCCCATTTCGACCATTCCGGCGCCCTGCCCATCCTGCTCAAGAACGGTTTCAGCGGCAACATTCACGCCACCTCGGCCAGCCGCGACATCGCCCAGATCATCCTCCTCGACAGCGCCTTCATCCAGCAGAAGGATTTCGAGATCCTGCAGGAGAAGGCGGGGAAGCATCCCGAGCGCAACCTGACCGCTTACCCGCCCCTGTACAGCGCCGAGGAGGCCGTCGCGGTCATGAAAAATTTCGTCACCAACAACTACCATCGCCGCTTCCAGCCGCTGCCCGGCGTGGAAGCCGAGTTTTACGACGCCGGCCACATCCTGGGCGCCGCCATGGTGCACCTGGCCCTGCCGGGCGGACTGCGCGTCGCCTTCAGCGGCGACCTAGGCCGCGCCGGTTTGCCGATCATCCGCGATCCCGAGATCCTGCCGCCCATGGACTACCTGGTGCTGGAATCGACCTACGGCAACCGGCTGCACAAGTCGATCGACCTGGCCGGGGCCGAGCTGGCCGACATTATCGCCAAGGCCCATGCCCGGCGCAGCAAGATCATTATCCCCGCCTTCACCATCGAGCGTACCCAGGAACTGATCTACCTGATCCACGTCCTGCAGCAGGAGGGAAAAGTTCCCATCCTGCCCATCTTCATCGACTCGCCCATGGCGGTCAACGCCACGGCGATCTTCAAGGTTCACCCCGAGTGCTTCGACGAGGAGACCATCCGCCGCTTCACCAGCGTCAACATCGATCCCTTCGGCTTCGACAACATCCGCTACGTCGTCACCACGGCCGAGTCCATGGAGATCAACGCCTTCAGCGGGCCGGCCATCATCATCGCCGCCAGCGGCATGGCCGAGTCGGGGCGCATCCTGCACCACCTGATTCACCATATCGAGAACCCCGACAATATCATCGCCATCGTCGGCTTCATGGCCGAGAACACCCTGGGCCGGCGCTTGGCCGACCGGGAAAAAGAGGTCAGGATCTATGGCAGATCCTACCGGGTAAAGGCCGAGATCGCCACCTTGAACGCTTTTTCCGCCCATGCCGACTACTCCGAGACCCTTTCCTGGCTGGCCAAGCACGACCTGAACTGTCTGAAAAAGATATTCCTGGTCCACGGCGAGGACGAGGCCCAGGCCAACCTGCAGGCCGAGCTGCTGCGTTCCGGCATCCCCCAGGTGGAGATCGTCCGTTACGGCGGCGTTTACGAACTGAACTAG